In Sesamum indicum cultivar Zhongzhi No. 13 linkage group LG8, S_indicum_v1.0, whole genome shotgun sequence, the sequence TCAGCACCGACAGCAGTGTTGCTCAATGGGCTCACGATATGGTAGTATGAGGCACTCAAGGTATCACCCTTGTCATTCCTAAAGCAAGAGAATGCATTTCATTATCCCCCGGGTTCAGAACTTTATCAAGCATACAGTTGTAGATTGGTCGGCCAAAATGGGAGCATGTAAAAACATTCATGCTTGGATCAGAAATCTCAAGGAAATTAGGAGAAGACCACTTACAGCGTCAAAGCAGCTATAAGATCAGCATTTGTGAAGCTTGCTCCAAAGTTGCATTTGATAAATGCTCCTTCCTTGGTGTCAAAAGAGACATCACTCCCCAAAGCGAGCTTATTGTTCCCCACAACACCAGAAAAGTTCACTATGGGATTAGCAGTCAACCCAACGCTTGAGCTTATCCCCGCATATTCGTGCAAGTATTGAAGTTCCAACTACAATGGTCAATGAGAATAAAGAATTAGACACAACGCCAACCTGCAGTAGGATAAAGAGCTCAAAATTCAGCTTACCTTTCCAGACCTTTGATCAGGAACTCTGAAACTTAATATCGTCTTTAATCCAGGAGTAGGCTCATCAACTGTTACAGTGGTATGGAGCTGCCATTGGATCCAAAAGTCAGTTACATGTTCCAAGGAGGCATAAACCCACTTTCACATCATCCAACAATTTTGGAGAGAATttaatgaagaaaacaaacatgaaaagactgCTCGAATATCTTCTTGGCCGCAGGAAGAAAAGTCAAAATTGGAAAGTAAAGACATCACAAAACATAACAGAAGGAGGGTAAATGGCAGGGCATATGTTCGAGCTTGTGTCCACTTTAATATCAGTGGTAGTAAAGACATCACAAAACGTAACAGGAGGGTAAATGGCAAGGCATACGTTCGAGCTTGTGTCCACTTTAATATCAGTGGTGACATTCTTGTGCTTCAATTGAGTGTTAACATCGGCCAGAAATAGGTCACCTTTTTTTGTTCCTGTTGAAGTGAGAGTCTGTTACAAGAAACAATAAGCATATGTTAGAAACAGAGATATTGAAATCAAGACTAgactaaatttgttgttttgtttttctggggggtgggggggtggGGTTATAGTTATTGTTTAAATGAAGATACTGCATCAGACCCATAAGTATCCTTAAAAAGAGAAACAGGCAAAATTTGACATGCCTACAGAAGTAGCAAACTCCATGAGCAGAACAGTTGCTGAAAATACTGAGAACTTCAGAATCGTAGGCCAACTTTTTTCCAGTTCATTAGCACTCCATGGATCTAGGATTTAGTAGGACAAGGTGAAGGAACAACTAGAAATGAACTTCACTGCACATTCCTTTTCAGCCAGAACTTAATATGGTTgaatattaagatattttatgAACTGGGTATAGAATACAAGCATCTCATCTAATTATACTTGCACTAGAAATTTCTTGGCATTTGTCTTTGATACCAAAGATAGTATTTTCCTCTCCCGTGTCCAAGGTCCAAAACAGTGGTAACATCATAGAGTCAGGTACACAACTATAACTAGACAACCCATACTTAAAGAAATAAGTTCTAAATCTATACCGCATCAactaagaaacaaaaattactaaagCAAAACGAAAAGGGCATAAGATACCAAGTTTTCATCAACAAAGTTGAACTTATGCCCAAATGATCCTAAGAATGTCGGGGTCCTAAGACCATGAAAGCCTACAGATATAAATAGATGGACTACAGATGTGAGCCTAATGCATTAACCGGTAAAAGCTACATAGCTCAAACTCATCATTTACCACAAACATCTCAACATAACTACATAAGCTTATTATAACGATCCGCATACATTTACACTTCACATATGACAAAACACACGACATTCATCAACTCTCAGATGTTCTTCATGCCATAACTCATAAAAACCTACTCAAACAGACAAAACcaaagatatataatatactttcaACATCAAAATAATGGGTCAAAACAAATTCAATCTCACATAATATCCAGATGAAAAAGTTGACGAAcgcaaaaaaattcaacatatacACTACAAACTCCAGCCACAAACACAACAACAGCAGTAATTCAATCAGATCCAGGAAATAGTaccaccaaaaagaaaaaaataattacttacaACTCCAGTGGGAGAGTAGGTGGTGAGCGTAAACTTCTGGTCGCTGTTGTAATCCTTGTATAAAAGATCTAATtccaccaaaaagaaaaaagatatcacacatcaaaaaagaaaacggAAATGGGAGAACAAATATACAAAATCCAGCAAGTAAATTAGAAGAAAACCTCGAGCTCTTTTCCCAATATCAGAGTAGAGACCTG encodes:
- the LOC105167675 gene encoding mitochondrial outer membrane protein porin of 34 kDa, whose amino-acid sequence is MGKGPGLYSDIGKRARDLLYKDYNSDQKFTLTTYSPTGVTLTSTGTKKGDLFLADVNTQLKHKNVTTDIKVDTSSNLHTTVTVDEPTPGLKTILSFRVPDQRSGKLELQYLHEYAGISSSVGLTANPIVNFSGVVGNNKLALGSDVSFDTKEGAFIKCNFGASFTNADLIAALTLNDKGDTLSASYYHIVSPLSNTAVGAEVTHSFSTNENTVIVGTQHSLDPLTSVKARLNNFGKASALIQHEWRPKSLITVSTEVDTKSIDKSPKFGFALALKP